CACTGCTCTGCAACGTCTACGAGCACCAGATCCCCATCGCGGAATATGTCATGACGGCGATGCTGGAGTGCGAACTGCGTTTCTCGGAGATGCGCCGCCGCTTTGACCCGCGCCGGTGGGCGCCGCTCTACTATTCACGGGTGCCGCACGGGGAGCTTTACACGAAGACGCTGGCCCTGATCGGCTTCGGCGGGATCGCGCGCGAGATCGCCAAGCGGGCGAGGGCCTTCGGGATGAGGATAACGGCGGTCGATAAATATGCGAAGGACCCTGACGGCCTCGCCGATTTTCTGACGGACAATGGTGGGATGGACCATGTTCTTAAAGAGGCGGACTATCTGGTGCTGGCCTGCCCTCTCACGGCGGAGACCGAGGGAATGATAAACGCCGAACACCTCGCCGTCATGAAGGAGAGCACCGTGCTGATCAACGTCTCCCGCGGACCGCTGATCGTCGAGGCGGATCTGTATAAGGCGCTTAAAGAAAAACGCCTCGGCG
The genomic region above belongs to Cloacibacillus sp. and contains:
- a CDS encoding 2-hydroxyacid dehydrogenase, which translates into the protein MKISMIGEACKHKEELIKQCAAELEIRELPAEAAYSAEYDPQIAGSDVVITLKYRRPAGEGPDFRVLQVPGAGLDGIETNSLPAGSLLCNVYEHQIPIAEYVMTAMLECELRFSEMRRRFDPRRWAPLYYSRVPHGELYTKTLALIGFGGIAREIAKRARAFGMRITAVDKYAKDPDGLADFLTDNGGMDHVLKEADYLVLACPLTAETEGMINAEHLAVMKESTVLINVSRGPLIVEADLYKALKEKRLGGAVLDVWWRYPKNRNDETAPADLPFESLDNVICTPHSSAWTRELMWRRYGVIAKNIENLSAGRPLRNIIDYKG